From Fluviispira vulneris, a single genomic window includes:
- the rpsJ gene encoding 30S ribosomal protein S10, translating to MESQKIRIRLKGYDVSLVDQSVAQIINKAKGTGAKIAGPVPMPTIINRYTVLRSPHVDKKSREQFEIRTHRRLIDLLEPKQQTVDGLMKLDLAAGVDVEINLY from the coding sequence ATGGAAAGCCAAAAAATCCGTATTCGTCTCAAGGGCTATGATGTATCTCTGGTTGACCAGAGCGTAGCTCAAATTATTAACAAGGCAAAAGGCACAGGGGCTAAAATAGCTGGTCCTGTTCCAATGCCAACAATTATTAATCGTTATACAGTGTTGAGATCTCCTCACGTAGACAAAAAGTCTCGTGAGCAGTTCGAAATCCGCACGCACCGTCGTTTGATCGACCTTCTCGAGCCAAAACAACAAACTGTTGATGGCCTTATGAAGCTCGACCTCGCAGCTGGTGTTGATGTAGAGATCAATCTTTACTAA
- the rpoC gene encoding DNA-directed RNA polymerase subunit beta': protein MNEGTKDVYSFFEKPVDPLNFSAVKIGLASPERIRSWSYGEVKKPETINYRTFKPERDGLFCGKIFGPVRDFECICGKYKRKKHRGTVCEKCGVEVIESKVRRERLGHINLASPVAHIWFLKSLPSRIGCVVDISLKDLEKVLYCESYIVLDPGTSDLKKHELISEDRFAAKVRELGNNAFRVGIGADALLEMLQSVDVFELAEHLKESLLNTTSDAQSKKLIKRLKVVGAFTMSDNRPEWMMLSVIPVLPPDLRPLVPLDGGRFATSDLNDLYRRVINRNNRLLRLIELNAPEIIVRNEKRMLQEAIDALFDNGRRGKVFTGPNKRPLRSLSDMLKGKGGRFRQNLLGKRVDYSGRSVIVAGPELRLHQCGLPKLMALEMFKPFLFNKLEERGYVSTIKSAKKMVEKERPEVWDLLEECTKEHPVLLNRAPTLHRLGIQAFEPVLIEGKAIQLHPLVCQAFNADFDGDTMCVHVPLSLEAQIEARVLMMSTNNILSPQHGTPIIEPRKDIVLGLYYLTRENITLRGDSMKFSSLEEVRVAYDHGFVELHTRIFVREHQGDKELVQTTVGRCLLREVIPDKVPFFKKYNKALDQKALAVLVNDTYRLCGAKETVLLADALRELGYRYATESGISIAIKDMMIPKEKTKLLDEAYGEVKEVREQYAEGLITEGERHNKVIDIWSRVQDEITVKMLKQLETQKAVNQKGEEVRIQSFNSLYMMADSGARGSKQQMRQLAGMKGLVAKATGEIIETPVTSNLREGFTILQYFINTHGARKGLADTALKTASSGYLTRQLVDVAQDTIISETDCGTLDGVEITSVVEGGEVIQRVGNRTLGRTSLYDIKNRATGEVIVKANEEINEEAVIRLDQAKIDRVYVRSVLTCRTRRGVCAKCYGRDLATGNLVNVGEAVGVIAAQSIGEPGTQLTMRTFHSGGTATTQSQASSYEAKAEGTVQLSNVSLVKGRAEWDTAMGRNGEVIVYDLDGIERDRHSIPYGSKVFVKDGASVKVGTMLIEWDPHSVVIVSEVPGKVKFQDLFEGVSVEERTDEVTGLTRRVVIENKDTKIKPAIVVTDSSGTAIRITDTRDARYPLPSGATIMFADGDMVYPGDVLAKIPREQAKTKDITGGLPRVAELFLAQKRRTFAIISEIDGFVSFGADIKGKRRVVVNPEMGGGDSREYLIPKGRHVVVTEGDFIRAGEPLVDGPLNPHDILKVLGEKALASYLVSEIQAVYKLQGVNIDDKHIEIIVKQMLRRVRIKDPGDTEFLPAAQIEKWTFEEQNELAMQRGARPATAEPLLLGIARAASSTESFISAASFQETTRVLTEAALAGRKDLLRGLKENVIMGRLIPAGTGVNYYNNLDMFVEGQSLDAEAIIEASIPQVVARLGTGSHHQMR from the coding sequence ATGAATGAAGGTACCAAAGATGTTTACAGTTTCTTCGAAAAACCTGTAGATCCTTTGAATTTTAGTGCAGTAAAAATTGGTTTAGCTTCTCCTGAGCGCATCAGAAGTTGGTCTTATGGTGAAGTTAAAAAACCTGAAACAATCAACTACAGAACATTCAAGCCTGAACGTGACGGACTTTTCTGCGGAAAAATCTTCGGACCCGTTCGTGACTTCGAATGTATTTGTGGAAAATACAAACGTAAAAAACACCGCGGAACCGTCTGTGAAAAGTGCGGCGTGGAAGTTATTGAAAGCAAAGTGCGCCGCGAAAGACTCGGTCACATCAACTTGGCCAGCCCTGTTGCGCACATTTGGTTCTTAAAAAGTTTACCTTCCCGTATTGGCTGCGTAGTAGATATCTCGCTTAAAGATCTTGAAAAAGTTCTTTATTGCGAATCTTACATCGTGCTCGATCCAGGAACTTCCGATCTTAAAAAACATGAGCTCATTTCAGAAGATCGTTTTGCTGCAAAAGTACGTGAACTCGGAAACAATGCTTTCCGTGTTGGTATTGGTGCCGATGCGCTTCTTGAAATGCTTCAATCCGTAGATGTCTTCGAGCTTGCTGAGCATCTCAAAGAATCTCTATTGAACACAACCTCCGACGCCCAAAGCAAAAAGCTTATCAAAAGGCTGAAGGTTGTGGGAGCGTTCACTATGAGTGACAACCGTCCTGAGTGGATGATGTTGTCCGTTATTCCTGTGTTGCCTCCGGACCTGCGTCCGCTTGTACCACTGGATGGTGGTCGTTTTGCGACTTCTGACCTCAACGACTTATACCGTCGTGTGATCAACCGTAACAATCGCTTGCTTCGTTTGATCGAGCTCAATGCGCCCGAAATTATCGTGCGCAACGAAAAACGTATGCTTCAAGAAGCTATCGATGCCCTCTTTGACAACGGTCGCCGTGGAAAAGTCTTCACGGGTCCTAACAAGCGTCCACTCCGTTCCCTCTCCGATATGTTGAAAGGGAAAGGCGGTCGTTTCCGTCAAAACTTGCTCGGTAAGCGCGTGGACTACTCAGGTCGTTCCGTAATTGTGGCTGGCCCAGAATTGCGCTTACACCAATGCGGTCTGCCTAAGCTTATGGCTCTTGAAATGTTCAAACCTTTCCTCTTCAACAAACTTGAAGAAAGAGGCTATGTTTCAACTATTAAAAGTGCAAAGAAAATGGTGGAAAAGGAACGTCCAGAAGTATGGGATCTCCTTGAAGAATGTACAAAAGAACACCCTGTTCTTTTGAACCGTGCGCCAACATTGCACCGCCTTGGTATCCAGGCGTTCGAACCTGTGCTCATCGAAGGTAAAGCTATTCAGCTTCATCCATTGGTGTGCCAAGCGTTTAACGCGGACTTTGACGGTGACACGATGTGTGTTCACGTTCCGCTCAGTCTTGAAGCTCAAATAGAAGCGCGCGTGCTTATGATGTCGACAAATAACATTTTGTCTCCTCAGCACGGAACGCCTATTATTGAGCCACGTAAAGACATCGTTCTTGGTCTTTACTATTTGACACGTGAAAATATCACTCTACGTGGCGACAGCATGAAATTCTCCAGTCTTGAAGAAGTTCGTGTTGCCTATGATCACGGTTTTGTTGAGCTTCACACCCGTATTTTTGTGCGTGAGCACCAAGGTGACAAAGAGCTTGTACAAACCACAGTGGGTCGTTGCCTCTTAAGAGAAGTGATTCCAGACAAAGTGCCTTTCTTTAAAAAGTACAACAAAGCCCTCGATCAAAAGGCTTTGGCTGTGCTTGTAAACGACACCTACCGTCTTTGCGGAGCAAAGGAGACTGTTCTCCTAGCCGATGCATTGCGTGAATTAGGTTATCGTTATGCAACAGAGTCAGGTATTTCTATCGCAATTAAAGACATGATGATTCCAAAAGAGAAGACAAAACTCTTGGATGAAGCTTATGGTGAAGTTAAAGAAGTTCGTGAACAATACGCAGAAGGTCTTATTACGGAAGGTGAACGCCACAATAAAGTAATTGATATCTGGTCACGTGTTCAGGACGAAATTACCGTAAAAATGTTGAAGCAGCTTGAAACGCAAAAAGCAGTCAACCAAAAAGGTGAAGAAGTTAGAATTCAATCCTTTAACTCTCTTTACATGATGGCCGACTCTGGAGCCCGTGGTTCCAAGCAACAGATGCGTCAGCTCGCTGGGATGAAGGGTCTCGTTGCGAAAGCAACAGGTGAGATTATTGAAACTCCTGTGACTTCCAACTTGCGTGAAGGATTCACAATTCTTCAGTACTTCATCAACACACACGGTGCGCGTAAGGGTCTTGCCGATACAGCTCTTAAAACAGCTTCTTCAGGTTACCTCACACGTCAGTTAGTGGATGTTGCACAAGATACCATCATTTCTGAAACAGATTGTGGAACTCTCGATGGAGTTGAAATCACTTCTGTAGTTGAAGGTGGAGAAGTTATCCAACGCGTTGGAAATCGTACGCTTGGAAGAACATCGCTTTACGACATCAAGAACCGTGCAACCGGCGAAGTGATTGTCAAAGCAAACGAAGAAATCAATGAAGAAGCGGTTATCCGCCTCGATCAGGCTAAAATTGACCGTGTTTATGTGCGTTCTGTCTTAACTTGTCGTACCCGTCGTGGTGTTTGTGCAAAATGCTACGGTCGTGACCTTGCGACAGGTAATCTCGTGAACGTAGGTGAAGCGGTTGGTGTTATTGCAGCTCAGTCTATTGGTGAGCCTGGAACTCAGTTGACAATGCGTACGTTCCACTCCGGTGGTACTGCGACAACCCAATCCCAAGCTTCTTCATATGAAGCGAAGGCAGAGGGTACTGTTCAGCTTTCCAATGTCAGCCTCGTCAAAGGGCGTGCTGAATGGGACACTGCAATGGGCCGTAATGGTGAAGTTATTGTTTATGACCTTGATGGTATTGAACGTGACCGCCATTCTATTCCATATGGTTCTAAAGTCTTTGTAAAAGATGGAGCAAGTGTAAAAGTTGGTACCATGCTTATTGAATGGGATCCGCACTCTGTTGTCATCGTTTCCGAAGTTCCTGGTAAAGTTAAGTTCCAAGACCTTTTTGAAGGTGTATCTGTTGAAGAGCGTACTGACGAAGTTACTGGTTTGACCCGTCGTGTTGTTATCGAAAACAAAGACACAAAGATCAAACCTGCAATCGTTGTCACCGATTCTTCTGGCACTGCGATTCGAATCACTGACACCCGTGATGCTCGTTATCCACTTCCAAGTGGTGCGACTATCATGTTTGCAGATGGGGATATGGTTTATCCTGGTGATGTTCTTGCTAAAATTCCTCGTGAACAGGCAAAAACAAAAGATATTACCGGTGGTCTTCCACGCGTTGCTGAGCTCTTCCTTGCTCAGAAACGCAGAACCTTCGCGATTATCTCTGAAATTGATGGTTTTGTTTCCTTTGGTGCAGATATCAAAGGGAAAAGACGTGTTGTCGTCAATCCAGAAATGGGTGGCGGAGACAGCCGTGAGTATCTCATTCCAAAGGGACGCCACGTTGTTGTCACCGAAGGCGACTTTATTCGTGCGGGTGAACCTCTTGTTGACGGTCCATTGAACCCACATGACATCTTAAAAGTTCTTGGTGAAAAAGCCTTGGCAAGTTACCTTGTTTCTGAAATCCAAGCAGTTTATAAGCTGCAAGGTGTGAACATCGACGATAAGCATATTGAAATTATCGTTAAGCAAATGCTCCGTCGTGTTCGTATTAAGGATCCAGGGGATACTGAATTTTTACCTGCAGCGCAGATCGAAAAATGGACTTTTGAAGAGCAAAACGAACTTGCTATGCAAAGAGGAGCGCGTCCAGCAACAGCTGAACCTCTTCTTCTAGGTATTGCGAGAGCAGCATCTTCAACAGAATCATTTATCTCAGCGGCATCCTTCCAAGAGACAACAAGAGTGCTTACAGAAGCAGCTCTTGCTGGACGCAAAGATCTTTTGCGTGGCCTCAAAGAAAATGTCATCATGGGTCGTTTGATTCCTGCTGGAACAGGTGTGAACTACTACAACAATCTCGATATGTTTGTTGAAGGTCAGAGTCTCGATGCGGAAGCCATTATTGAGGCTTCTATTCCACAAGTTGTTGCACGCCTTGGGACAGGTTCGCATCACCAAATGAGATAA
- the rpoB gene encoding DNA-directed RNA polymerase subunit beta, giving the protein MANLASSFVRHRRTFAKVKPIIGMPNLIDIQKKSYAEFLQGTDSAENRIEAGLQGVFKSVFPVQDFDATASVEFVSYSLDEPKYTVEECRSKGMTYAAPVKVLIRLIIWDVDHETGVKSIRGFKEQEVYFGEIPLMTQNGTFIINGTERVVVSQLHRSPGVFFDHDKGKTLSSGKFLYNARIIPYRGSWLDFEFDTKDILYCRIDRRRKMPATVLLKALGYTTEELLGKFYECETVVIRDGQYFRKVNLDRLRGQRASSDIMDPKNPSNTLVKRNRKISALHIKQLKAAGVEELQFPREEIIGKIIGRDIIDDDTGEVLFPINTDISEKILEAIVLKGISSFEILFIDDLNVDSSFRDTLMVDKTANTEEALLEIYRRMRPGDPPTLENASNLFQNLFFEKDRYDLSRVGRLKLNEKLDLEIDIDYRTLTREDIIGSVKRLLDVRSGKIKVDDIDHLGNRRVRAVGELLENQYRIGLTRIERAIKERLQLQDLDSLMPHDLVNAKPVTAVVKEFFGSSQLSQFMDQTNPLAEVYHKRRLSALGPGGLSRERAGFEVRDVHPTHYGRICPIETPEGPNIGLIVSLASFAQVNKYGFIETPYRSVVDRLPVDDVRYYSSTDEWRDHVIAQAYMHLDKENKIKADDLLNARSSGETNIYSAEEVDLMDVATNQAVSVAASLIPFLQNDDAHRALMGANMQRQGLPLLRTKAPLVGTGMERTVAADSGVTVVARRAGTVIAVDAERVVIKTNEASSDITEVASEVDIYTLIKFTRSNVDTCVNQKPIVKVGDKVERNDIIADGFATEMGELALGQNVVVAFLPWNGYNYEDGIVVSERIVREDLYTSVYIQEFECISRDTKLGKEEITSDIPNVSDESLKDLDDAGVVRVGAEVKPGDILVGKLTPKAETQLTPEEKLLRAIFGEKAADVRDTSLRVPPGVQGTVIGAKVFSREGAELDSRMIQVQEQEIAKLKKDERDRIQIIRKSTAEKLEDLIAGETAAVSIEVKNESGVLKVTSGEKLTKEVLADLSIEQIKALEVISSDKSALLAKIKKSMNEKIALVREMTETQIARAKRGDELPPGVIKMVKVYVAIKRRLQVGDKLAGRHGNKGVISKIVPIEDMPFLDNGQPVDIVLSPLGVPSRMNIGQIMETHFGWAARGIGIKINEMLDKAAPRHELEEYICKVWDDPSVHEFVKTCSNDELRQFVRKYKEGVTLSNPVFDGAVEEEIFKYLELADLDRSGQVTLYDGRTGEKFNRQVTVGVMYVLRLHHLVDEKIHARSIGPYSLVTQQPLGGKAQFGGQRLGEMEVWAMEAYGAAYTLQEFLTVKSDDIAGRTKMYEAVVKGENMMLPGLPESFNVLIKEMQSLALDVSLIRDESEISLDDLQRDVREIQ; this is encoded by the coding sequence ATGGCCAACTTGGCATCTAGCTTTGTCCGTCACCGCCGCACTTTTGCAAAAGTCAAACCTATTATTGGTATGCCCAATCTAATTGACATTCAAAAGAAGTCGTACGCAGAATTCTTGCAAGGTACTGATTCCGCTGAAAATCGTATTGAAGCTGGTCTTCAAGGTGTTTTCAAAAGCGTATTTCCCGTTCAAGATTTTGATGCAACAGCTTCTGTTGAATTCGTCAGTTACTCACTTGATGAACCAAAGTACACTGTCGAGGAATGCCGGTCAAAGGGCATGACTTACGCTGCACCTGTTAAGGTCTTAATCCGTCTCATTATTTGGGATGTTGACCATGAAACAGGCGTTAAATCCATCCGTGGATTTAAAGAGCAAGAAGTTTATTTTGGCGAAATCCCACTTATGACACAAAACGGTACCTTTATTATTAACGGTACAGAACGTGTTGTGGTTTCTCAGCTACACCGCTCTCCCGGTGTTTTCTTCGATCATGACAAAGGAAAAACTCTTTCCTCTGGTAAGTTTTTATACAATGCACGTATTATTCCTTACCGTGGTTCATGGCTCGATTTCGAATTCGATACAAAAGATATCCTTTATTGCCGCATAGATCGTCGCAGAAAAATGCCTGCAACTGTGCTCTTAAAGGCGCTTGGTTATACAACGGAAGAATTGCTTGGCAAGTTCTACGAATGCGAGACTGTCGTTATTCGTGATGGTCAGTATTTCCGTAAAGTAAACCTAGATCGTTTGCGTGGACAAAGAGCTTCCAGTGATATTATGGATCCTAAAAATCCAAGTAACACACTCGTTAAACGCAACCGTAAAATTTCCGCTTTACATATTAAACAACTTAAAGCAGCTGGTGTTGAAGAACTTCAATTCCCACGCGAAGAAATCATTGGGAAAATCATTGGCCGTGACATCATCGACGATGACACCGGTGAAGTTCTATTCCCAATCAACACGGACATTTCAGAAAAAATTCTCGAAGCAATTGTCCTCAAAGGAATCTCTTCGTTTGAAATCCTCTTTATTGATGATCTCAACGTGGACTCTTCTTTCCGTGACACGCTTATGGTTGACAAAACAGCCAATACAGAAGAAGCGTTGCTCGAAATTTATCGCAGAATGCGTCCAGGTGATCCACCCACACTTGAAAATGCAAGTAATCTTTTCCAAAATCTCTTTTTTGAAAAAGATCGCTATGACCTCTCCCGTGTTGGTCGTCTCAAATTAAATGAAAAACTCGATCTCGAAATTGATATCGATTATCGCACATTAACCCGTGAAGATATCATCGGTTCAGTTAAGCGCCTCCTCGATGTACGCAGCGGTAAAATCAAAGTGGACGATATTGACCACCTTGGTAACCGTCGTGTGCGTGCTGTGGGTGAGCTTCTTGAAAATCAATATCGCATTGGTTTAACTCGCATTGAGAGAGCTATTAAAGAACGTCTTCAACTCCAAGACCTTGACAGCCTTATGCCGCATGACCTTGTCAATGCGAAACCTGTGACTGCTGTTGTGAAAGAATTCTTTGGTTCTTCACAGTTAAGTCAGTTTATGGATCAGACAAACCCTCTCGCAGAGGTTTACCACAAACGTCGTCTTTCTGCCCTTGGGCCTGGTGGTCTTTCCCGTGAAAGAGCTGGCTTCGAAGTGCGTGACGTACACCCAACACATTACGGACGCATCTGCCCAATTGAAACGCCTGAAGGTCCAAACATTGGTCTTATCGTTTCGCTTGCGTCCTTTGCTCAAGTAAACAAATATGGCTTTATCGAAACTCCTTATCGCTCTGTGGTTGACCGTTTACCGGTTGATGACGTGCGCTATTATTCATCAACCGATGAATGGCGTGATCACGTTATTGCACAAGCGTATATGCATCTTGATAAAGAAAACAAAATCAAAGCAGATGATCTCTTGAACGCGCGCAGTTCAGGTGAAACTAACATCTATTCTGCTGAAGAAGTTGACTTAATGGACGTTGCAACGAACCAAGCGGTTTCGGTTGCTGCATCTCTTATTCCATTCCTACAAAATGACGACGCCCACCGTGCCCTCATGGGTGCCAACATGCAACGCCAAGGTCTTCCATTGTTGAGAACCAAAGCGCCACTTGTTGGGACAGGTATGGAACGTACTGTGGCTGCTGACTCAGGTGTGACTGTGGTTGCTCGCCGTGCGGGTACAGTTATTGCCGTGGATGCAGAACGCGTTGTTATTAAAACCAATGAAGCTTCCTCAGACATCACAGAAGTGGCTTCTGAAGTTGATATTTACACGCTCATCAAGTTTACCCGTTCTAACGTTGATACCTGTGTTAACCAAAAACCAATTGTAAAAGTTGGTGATAAAGTTGAGCGTAATGACATCATTGCAGATGGTTTTGCAACGGAAATGGGCGAACTCGCTCTTGGCCAAAACGTCGTTGTCGCATTCCTTCCATGGAATGGTTACAACTACGAAGACGGTATTGTTGTGTCCGAACGCATTGTGCGTGAAGATTTATATACCTCTGTTTATATTCAAGAATTTGAATGTATCAGCCGTGACACCAAACTTGGAAAAGAAGAAATCACTTCCGATATTCCAAACGTCAGCGACGAATCCCTAAAAGATCTCGACGATGCCGGTGTTGTACGTGTGGGAGCTGAAGTGAAACCTGGCGATATACTCGTTGGTAAACTCACTCCAAAAGCAGAAACACAACTCACTCCAGAAGAAAAACTTCTCCGCGCAATTTTCGGCGAAAAAGCAGCCGATGTGCGTGACACATCCCTTCGTGTTCCACCAGGAGTACAAGGAACTGTTATTGGAGCAAAAGTATTTTCGCGTGAAGGTGCTGAACTCGATAGCCGTATGATCCAGGTTCAAGAGCAAGAAATTGCTAAACTCAAAAAAGATGAACGCGATCGTATTCAAATCATCCGTAAGTCCACTGCTGAAAAACTTGAAGATCTCATTGCAGGCGAAACAGCTGCGGTCAGCATTGAAGTTAAAAATGAAAGCGGTGTCCTTAAAGTCACTTCTGGTGAAAAACTCACAAAAGAAGTCTTAGCTGATTTATCTATTGAACAAATCAAAGCCCTAGAAGTTATCAGCTCTGACAAGAGCGCACTTCTGGCAAAAATCAAAAAATCTATGAATGAGAAAATTGCTCTCGTTCGTGAAATGACAGAAACCCAAATCGCCCGTGCAAAACGTGGTGACGAATTGCCACCAGGCGTTATCAAAATGGTTAAAGTCTACGTTGCAATCAAACGTCGTCTGCAAGTGGGTGATAAGCTCGCGGGTCGCCATGGTAACAAGGGTGTTATTTCAAAAATTGTTCCTATCGAAGACATGCCATTCCTCGACAATGGACAGCCAGTAGATATCGTTCTCAGTCCGCTCGGGGTTCCATCGCGTATGAACATCGGTCAGATTATGGAAACGCACTTTGGTTGGGCAGCACGTGGAATTGGTATTAAAATCAATGAGATGCTCGACAAAGCAGCTCCTCGTCATGAACTTGAAGAGTATATCTGCAAGGTTTGGGATGATCCTTCTGTTCATGAGTTTGTTAAAACATGCTCAAACGACGAACTTCGCCAATTTGTGCGCAAGTATAAAGAAGGCGTCACTCTCTCAAACCCAGTGTTTGACGGTGCTGTAGAAGAAGAGATTTTCAAATATCTCGAACTCGCAGATCTCGACAGATCTGGACAAGTTACACTTTACGACGGAAGAACCGGTGAGAAATTCAATCGTCAAGTTACAGTTGGTGTTATGTATGTTCTCCGACTCCACCACTTGGTAGATGAGAAAATCCATGCGCGTTCCATTGGGCCTTACAGCCTTGTTACACAACAACCTCTTGGCGGTAAAGCACAGTTCGGTGGTCAACGTCTTGGGGAAATGGAAGTGTGGGCGATGGAAGCCTATGGTGCAGCATACACCCTTCAGGAATTCCTCACTGTTAAATCTGACGATATCGCAGGTCGTACAAAAATGTATGAAGCTGTTGTTAAGGGTGAGAACATGATGCTTCCTGGTTTACCAGAATCCTTCAATGTTCTTATCAAAGAAATGCAATCGCTTGCGTTGGATGTCAGCCTCATTCGCGATGAAAGTGAAATCAGTCTCGATGACTTGCAACGTGATGTGCGCGAAATCCAATAA
- the rplL gene encoding 50S ribosomal protein L7/L12 yields MSITKEQFISYIENLTLIQAAELVKELEDKFGVSAAAPVAMMAAAPAAAAAAEQTEFEVVLKAAGDKKLDVIKEVRAITGLGLKEAKDLVEGAPKSLKAGVTKAESEEIKKKLTAVGATVEVK; encoded by the coding sequence ATGTCTATTACTAAAGAACAATTCATTTCCTACATCGAAAACCTCACTCTTATTCAAGCTGCTGAGCTTGTTAAAGAACTCGAAGACAAATTTGGCGTATCTGCAGCAGCTCCTGTTGCTATGATGGCAGCAGCTCCTGCAGCAGCAGCAGCAGCTGAACAAACTGAATTCGAAGTTGTTCTTAAAGCAGCTGGCGACAAAAAGCTTGACGTTATTAAGGAAGTTCGTGCTATCACTGGTCTTGGTCTTAAAGAAGCTAAAGATCTCGTTGAAGGCGCGCCAAAATCTCTTAAAGCTGGCGTTACTAAAGCTGAATCTGAAGAAATTAAAAAGAAACTCACAGCAGTTGGCGCAACTGTTGAAGTTAAATAA
- the rplJ gene encoding 50S ribosomal protein L10 translates to MDRNAKLQWRNSVVEALDKSGAVFLANYSGMTVEELTAMRRELKAVNADFHVVKNTIAQKAVEGRDENVISDLFVGQTGVVFAYGDVAAAAKAFSESAKKFEKLKITGGYMEKSALTPAAVQNLASLPSRDVLIGQIIGSMVAPHRGLLNVLSGVPRNLVQVLNAIKDKKAS, encoded by the coding sequence TTGGATCGTAACGCTAAACTTCAGTGGCGTAACAGTGTTGTCGAAGCTCTCGACAAATCTGGCGCCGTGTTCCTAGCTAATTACTCAGGAATGACAGTTGAAGAGCTTACGGCTATGCGTCGTGAACTCAAAGCAGTCAACGCTGACTTTCACGTAGTCAAAAATACAATTGCTCAAAAAGCAGTTGAAGGCAGAGATGAAAATGTTATCTCTGATCTCTTCGTTGGTCAAACCGGCGTCGTTTTTGCTTATGGTGATGTTGCCGCTGCTGCAAAAGCATTTTCTGAGTCCGCAAAGAAATTTGAAAAGCTCAAGATCACTGGTGGATATATGGAAAAATCCGCTTTGACTCCTGCTGCTGTTCAAAACTTAGCATCTTTGCCATCTCGCGATGTGCTTATCGGCCAAATTATCGGCTCAATGGTTGCTCCACACCGTGGACTTCTCAACGTGCTCAGTGGTGTGCCTAGAAACTTGGTTCAAGTTCTCAATGCCATCAAAGATAAAAAGGCGAGCTAA
- the rplA gene encoding 50S ribosomal protein L1 encodes MARKISKKLKAASAKVNAEKSYNLTEASALLKDISYAKFDETVEIAMNLGVDPRHADQNVRGAVVLPHGLGKKVRVLVFAKGEKIREAEEAGADYVGGEELAQKIQGGWLDFESAIATPDMMGLVGRLGRILAPRGLMPNPKVGTVTQDLKTAVKEAKAGRVEFKVNKAGIIQAPVGKVSFDAAKIEENAKAFIDAIVKAKPAAAKGTYIKSAYVSSTMSPSVRLETADFKI; translated from the coding sequence ATGGCAAGAAAAATTAGTAAAAAATTAAAAGCTGCTTCTGCAAAAGTAAATGCAGAAAAGTCTTATAATTTAACAGAAGCAAGTGCGCTTCTTAAAGATATTTCATACGCAAAATTCGATGAAACAGTTGAAATTGCTATGAATCTTGGTGTCGATCCGCGCCACGCTGACCAAAACGTCCGTGGTGCGGTTGTTCTTCCTCACGGTCTTGGAAAAAAGGTGCGTGTTTTAGTTTTTGCTAAAGGCGAAAAAATCCGTGAAGCAGAAGAAGCTGGCGCTGATTATGTTGGCGGCGAAGAGCTTGCACAAAAAATTCAAGGTGGATGGTTGGATTTTGAATCTGCCATTGCAACACCTGACATGATGGGTCTTGTAGGTCGTCTTGGTCGTATTCTTGCACCTCGCGGTCTTATGCCAAACCCAAAAGTGGGAACTGTAACTCAAGATCTTAAAACTGCAGTTAAAGAAGCTAAAGCAGGTCGCGTTGAATTCAAAGTCAACAAGGCTGGTATTATCCAAGCTCCTGTAGGAAAAGTTTCTTTTGATGCCGCTAAAATCGAAGAAAATGCAAAAGCATTTATTGATGCAATTGTAAAAGCAAAACCAGCAGCTGCTAAAGGTACATACATCAAGTCAGCTTATGTAAGCTCAACAATGAGCCCATCTGTTCGTCTTGAAACTGCTGATTTCAAAATATAA
- the rplK gene encoding 50S ribosomal protein L11 translates to MAKKVVGLIKLQIKGAQATAAPPVGPALGQRGVNIAMFVKEFNARTQKQPGVVLPTIITVYSDKSFTFITKTPPASVLLKQAAKLESASKTPGKAIAGSVTDKQVEEIAKTKLPDLNCYDIETAKSLIKGSARSMGIEVKA, encoded by the coding sequence ATGGCAAAGAAAGTCGTAGGACTTATTAAGCTCCAGATTAAAGGCGCGCAAGCAACTGCAGCGCCACCTGTTGGTCCAGCTTTGGGTCAACGCGGTGTTAATATCGCAATGTTTGTTAAAGAATTTAACGCTCGTACGCAAAAGCAACCAGGTGTTGTTCTTCCAACAATCATTACAGTTTATTCTGATAAATCCTTTACATTTATCACAAAAACTCCACCTGCAAGTGTTCTTCTGAAACAAGCGGCTAAGCTTGAATCTGCAAGTAAAACTCCAGGTAAAGCAATTGCTGGTTCAGTAACAGATAAACAAGTTGAAGAAATTGCAAAAACAAAACTTCCTGACTTGAACTGCTACGATATCGAAACAGCAAAGAGCCTTATCAAAGGTTCTGCTCGTTCTATGGGCATCGAAGTTAAAGCTTAA